The proteins below are encoded in one region of Effusibacillus dendaii:
- a CDS encoding efflux RND transporter periplasmic adaptor subunit, whose protein sequence is MAFAKKIFLFLVIPIGVFLAVLTGAFSSKIAPGMTEPVTQKVSGIKWEEAQKVAAKNGVTLPGTIVADKEAKVASRILASVKQILVAKGDRVKKGDPLILLDSAQVGAYSNLAEAAVQEAVAAKSQSEQSVKQAMANVQSAEAKFQNVESSYRRMLNLYQNGAVSKQDFEDTQMAYQQAQAQLDQAQAALKAEQAMQQAVSAKMDQAQASYGAAVDNLNQATITAPFDGVVTNKLVETGDMASPGSPLIVIEKEPYLLEVYADERLAKSIRTGDKVPVTIDALQSELTGEVTEITPRVDPASRTFTVKIQIPKDDRVVPGMFGKVIFPDGTSNVMMVPVSSIVKWSQFTGVYVVDSKNKAHLRYVSLGKQQGDRIEVLSGLNPQDQIVIEGTDRLADGVEVTN, encoded by the coding sequence GTGGCATTTGCAAAAAAAATTTTTTTGTTCCTCGTAATACCCATAGGGGTTTTTCTGGCCGTTCTGACAGGTGCTTTTTCTTCGAAAATAGCGCCCGGAATGACAGAGCCGGTAACACAAAAAGTTTCCGGGATCAAGTGGGAGGAAGCGCAGAAAGTTGCTGCCAAAAACGGTGTTACATTGCCGGGGACGATTGTGGCTGACAAAGAGGCAAAGGTGGCAAGCCGTATTTTGGCATCCGTAAAACAAATCCTGGTTGCCAAAGGGGACCGCGTCAAAAAAGGGGATCCCTTGATTTTGCTGGATTCCGCACAAGTAGGCGCTTACTCAAATTTGGCCGAAGCGGCTGTACAGGAAGCGGTTGCAGCCAAGAGTCAAAGTGAGCAGTCGGTCAAACAGGCGATGGCGAACGTTCAGTCAGCGGAAGCCAAATTTCAAAATGTAGAGTCCTCTTATCGGCGAATGCTGAATCTTTATCAAAACGGGGCTGTAAGCAAGCAAGATTTTGAAGACACGCAAATGGCTTATCAACAGGCACAGGCGCAACTGGATCAGGCGCAGGCTGCTTTAAAAGCAGAACAGGCTATGCAGCAGGCCGTTTCCGCCAAAATGGATCAGGCGCAAGCTTCCTATGGAGCGGCTGTGGACAATTTAAACCAGGCAACCATCACGGCGCCGTTTGATGGAGTTGTCACCAACAAACTGGTTGAAACGGGAGATATGGCGTCACCTGGCTCCCCGTTGATTGTGATCGAGAAAGAGCCCTATCTGCTGGAGGTCTATGCGGATGAAAGGTTGGCGAAATCGATTCGAACAGGCGACAAGGTGCCTGTCACGATCGATGCGTTGCAAAGCGAGTTGACCGGAGAAGTGACAGAAATAACACCGCGGGTGGATCCGGCCAGCCGGACATTTACCGTCAAAATTCAGATTCCGAAGGATGACCGGGTGGTTCCGGGCATGTTTGGCAAGGTAATTTTTCCCGACGGGACTTCAAACGTGATGATGGTCCCGGTTTCGTCGATTGTGAAATGGTCACAGTTTACGGGAGTGTATGTAGTTGATTCGAAGAACAAAGCTCATCTGCGCTATGTTTCATTGGGTAAACAGCAAGGCGACCGAATTGAGGTGTTGAGCGGCCTCAATCCGCAAGACCAAATTGTGATAGAAGGAACAGACCGGTTAGCCGACGGAGTTGAGGTGACTAACTGA
- a CDS encoding efflux RND transporter permease subunit gives MGKNMGLSGRLAKLFIKSKLTPLLVVASLLLGIFAVMNTPKEEEPQISVPMVDVFIPYPGATAQDVEDRVTKPIEKKLWEVDGVEYVYSTTSPGIAMVTARFKVGSNLDQSLVRLYNKLISNQDQFPPGVLQPLVKPKTVDDVPILSLTVWSGKQDDYALRRMTAVIADEISKIQNVSKVQLIGGKQRQVRVQLDPNKLSAYGISPLSLAETLKHSNVSLPAGEFAHNNEQFKVQAGTYLADADEVTNLVVGVYQNRPVFLKDVTNIIDGPAETDNYVLFGTGQQAPKKGITQPAGSMFPAVTIAVSKKPGTNAVWIANDVERKVQDLKGKVIPDDVQVTITRDYGATAAEKSNELIEHLLIATVSVILLIGVVLGIRESFVVGIAVPVTLALALFLSYMYGYTLNRVTLFALIFAIGILVDDAIVVVENIHRWFTVGKLPPWEAAVRAVDEVGNPTILATFTVIATLMPMAFVGGMMGPYMSPIPINASVAMFFSLLVAFIVTPWFALRFLKKSVPHGASFVSNEAGKQSRWVVGYIRTISKLLHNRKKRYLFVFGVTGLMLVSMLFFYTKAVPMKMMPFDNKSEFQVVVDMPEGSTLEKTAAATKAIGEYLSTVNEVSDYQIYVGTASPFNFNGLVRHYFLRDKANQADIQVNLVDKKERKQQSHEIAKRIRPEVQKIGSAYGANVKVVEVPPGPPVMSTIVLEIYGNDRQQQMAAAQQAEQIFKDTKGVVDVDTSIESQQTEYRFVINEKARLNGITDQQVVQTLQTMLDGTEVGLLHPPNELEPVVIKLQPPRDKRSSLTDLQNIQIPTPTGKLIPLREIATIKQGAAEQTLYRKNLQPVVYVFGDVAGGTESPAYSMADMWNRIANIKTANGVKVEQYLTHQPWLENGVKMKWDGEWQITYEVFRDLGAAFAVAMVVMYLLIVGWFQSFIKPLVIMSPIPLTLIGVIPGHWIFGAFFTATSMIGVIALAGIIVRNSILLVEFSIRRREEGATLAEAVMEAGVVRAKPIVLTAAAVVAGSFVILFDPIFQGLAISMMFGTVAATGLTLFVVPVLFYAVESRRERRGAKREAVAEVSRSGPDLGA, from the coding sequence ATGGGCAAAAATATGGGGTTATCAGGACGGCTGGCCAAACTGTTTATCAAATCAAAACTTACGCCGTTGCTTGTGGTGGCTTCTTTGCTGCTTGGCATATTTGCCGTAATGAATACGCCGAAAGAAGAAGAACCGCAAATTTCAGTTCCGATGGTTGACGTGTTCATTCCGTATCCCGGCGCTACGGCGCAAGATGTCGAAGACCGGGTGACAAAACCGATTGAGAAAAAATTATGGGAAGTTGACGGTGTGGAATATGTGTATTCCACAACATCACCCGGTATCGCCATGGTTACGGCACGGTTTAAAGTCGGATCGAATCTCGATCAGTCGCTGGTTCGGTTATACAACAAGCTCATATCCAATCAGGACCAATTTCCGCCCGGCGTACTTCAGCCACTGGTCAAACCGAAGACGGTTGATGATGTGCCGATCTTATCATTGACGGTATGGAGCGGAAAGCAGGACGATTATGCGCTGCGCAGGATGACAGCCGTCATCGCCGACGAAATCAGCAAAATCCAAAATGTCTCAAAGGTCCAGTTGATTGGCGGCAAGCAACGGCAGGTTCGGGTGCAATTGGATCCGAACAAATTGTCCGCTTATGGAATCTCTCCGCTATCGCTTGCAGAGACTTTGAAACATTCAAACGTTTCCCTGCCTGCCGGAGAATTTGCCCACAATAATGAGCAGTTTAAAGTCCAGGCCGGGACTTATTTGGCTGATGCGGATGAAGTTACGAATCTGGTTGTGGGCGTCTATCAAAACCGTCCCGTGTTTCTGAAAGATGTGACGAATATAATCGATGGCCCCGCCGAGACAGACAATTACGTGTTGTTCGGCACCGGACAGCAGGCACCAAAAAAAGGGATCACGCAACCAGCGGGGAGTATGTTTCCGGCAGTCACCATTGCGGTTTCCAAAAAACCAGGCACGAATGCGGTCTGGATTGCCAATGACGTGGAGCGGAAAGTGCAGGATTTGAAAGGGAAAGTCATACCGGATGATGTGCAGGTAACGATTACGCGCGATTATGGCGCTACCGCAGCCGAAAAATCGAATGAGCTGATCGAGCATCTTCTGATTGCTACTGTCTCTGTCATTCTGCTGATCGGGGTCGTGCTTGGCATCCGTGAATCGTTTGTTGTCGGAATTGCCGTGCCGGTGACGCTGGCACTAGCTTTATTCCTAAGTTACATGTACGGATATACGCTCAATCGTGTCACGTTATTTGCGTTGATTTTTGCAATCGGTATCCTGGTGGACGATGCGATTGTCGTGGTGGAAAACATTCACCGCTGGTTTACAGTCGGGAAACTGCCTCCCTGGGAAGCAGCCGTGCGTGCGGTCGATGAAGTGGGCAACCCGACCATTCTGGCGACCTTTACAGTAATCGCCACTTTGATGCCTATGGCGTTTGTCGGCGGTATGATGGGGCCTTATATGTCACCGATTCCGATCAACGCTTCGGTGGCGATGTTTTTCTCCTTGCTGGTGGCGTTTATTGTAACACCTTGGTTTGCTTTGCGGTTTCTGAAGAAAAGTGTACCGCACGGCGCTTCCTTCGTATCCAACGAAGCGGGAAAACAGAGCCGGTGGGTGGTTGGATACATCAGAACCATTTCGAAACTTTTGCACAATCGAAAAAAGAGGTACCTGTTCGTATTTGGTGTGACCGGGCTGATGCTTGTGTCGATGCTGTTTTTCTATACAAAAGCGGTTCCGATGAAGATGATGCCGTTTGACAACAAGAGCGAATTTCAAGTCGTGGTTGATATGCCGGAAGGAAGCACGCTGGAAAAGACGGCGGCAGCTACAAAAGCGATCGGGGAATATCTGTCGACGGTCAATGAGGTAAGCGATTATCAGATATATGTCGGAACGGCCTCGCCATTTAATTTTAACGGTCTGGTGCGTCATTATTTTCTGCGCGACAAGGCCAATCAGGCTGATATTCAGGTCAACCTTGTCGATAAAAAGGAAAGAAAACAGCAAAGCCATGAGATTGCCAAACGGATCCGGCCCGAGGTTCAAAAGATAGGTTCCGCTTATGGCGCAAACGTGAAAGTGGTGGAGGTGCCGCCAGGGCCGCCTGTTATGTCGACGATTGTGCTTGAAATTTACGGAAATGACCGGCAGCAGCAGATGGCGGCCGCGCAACAGGCCGAGCAGATTTTTAAAGATACAAAAGGGGTCGTTGACGTGGACACGTCGATCGAATCCCAGCAGACGGAATATCGGTTTGTAATCAATGAAAAGGCACGTCTAAACGGGATTACTGACCAGCAAGTCGTGCAAACCTTGCAGACGATGCTTGACGGAACGGAAGTGGGGTTGCTGCACCCGCCAAACGAACTGGAACCGGTTGTGATCAAGCTACAGCCGCCGCGCGACAAACGTTCCAGCCTGACCGATCTGCAAAACATTCAGATCCCGACGCCGACCGGAAAACTGATTCCGTTAAGGGAAATTGCCACCATCAAACAGGGGGCGGCGGAGCAGACGTTATACCGCAAGAATCTGCAACCGGTTGTGTATGTATTCGGGGATGTAGCGGGGGGAACGGAAAGTCCTGCCTATTCGATGGCTGATATGTGGAACCGCATCGCCAACATCAAAACCGCAAACGGTGTAAAAGTGGAGCAGTATTTGACGCATCAGCCGTGGCTGGAAAACGGAGTCAAAATGAAGTGGGATGGAGAATGGCAGATCACTTATGAAGTATTTCGTGATTTGGGAGCTGCGTTTGCGGTTGCAATGGTGGTTATGTACCTGCTGATTGTCGGTTGGTTTCAATCGTTTATCAAACCGCTGGTCATTATGTCACCCATTCCGTTGACGTTAATCGGGGTCATACCGGGTCATTGGATATTCGGCGCATTCTTTACGGCTACCTCGATGATCGGTGTGATTGCGCTGGCTGGAATTATTGTTCGCAATTCGATTTTGCTTGTGGAATTTTCCATTCGCCGCCGGGAAGAAGGAGCCACTCTGGCGGAAGCGGTGATGGAAGCGGGTGTGGTTCGGGCAAAGCCGATCGTTTTGACGGCAGCCGCCGTTGTGGCAGGCTCGTTCGTGATTCTGTTTGATCCGATTTTTCAGGGATTGGCTATTTCCATGATGTTTGGAACGGTCGCGGCTACCGGATTGACCTTATTCGTTGTACCGGTTCTATTTTACGCAGTCGAAAGCAGACGGGAAAGGCGCGGAGCGAAACGGGAAGCAGTGGCGGAGGTCTCTCGTTCCGGACCGGACCTTGGGGCTTAA
- a CDS encoding metal-sensing transcriptional repressor — protein sequence MEGQVRGVISMMEREKNCREVVTQPTAIRSAVDGTVGLMVASNLEECVRLEIEQGHVPDHVIKEAVDLLVKSR from the coding sequence ATTGAAGGTCAGGTGCGTGGCGTCATCAGCATGATGGAGCGGGAGAAAAACTGCCGGGAAGTGGTCACCCAACCGACCGCTATCCGTTCCGCCGTGGATGGTACTGTAGGGCTGATGGTGGCAAGCAATCTGGAAGAGTGCGTCCGGCTTGAGATTGAGCAGGGACATGTGCCGGATCATGTCATCAAGGAAGCGGTCGATCTGTTGGTTAAAAGTCGGTGA